CATAAATGTTATGGACGGCAAGCGGTTGGGTACAATTACTGATATTGAAATTGATATTGAATCCGGAAAGCTAACGGCAATAGTTGTCCCCGGGACAGGGAAATTTCTTGGGCTGTTTGGCAGAAATGAGGACATAGTAATTCCATGGGAGAAAATTAGCAAGATTGGGTTTGATGTTATCCTGGTTGAGGCAGCAGCAATTGCAGAAATACGGCATGGTGAATAGTTAAAAATCTCTACCTTAAGTAAAGGTAGAGATTTTTTTATCAAAAAAATTCATATAATGGCAGGAATTACACTATATATGGCGTATTGAGTAAAATGCACTACTATATGTAGTATATTAAATAATAATCTATTTAACATACCGCATGCTGAAAAATTTTGTAACAATGGGGGGCTGAAGGTGCGCTGTCCGTTTTGTGGCTGGATGGAAAGCAAGGTTAGTGATTCAAGGTCGGCAGAAGAAGGCAGTACAATCAGACGCAGGCGTGAGTGTGTAAGCTGTAACCGGCGATTTACTACATATGAAGTTGTTGAACAGGTTCCGCTGATGGTAGTAAAAAAGGATGGGCGCAGGATGTTATTTGATCGTAGTAAAATTATGGATGGCGTATTGAGAGCCTGTCAAAAGCGGCCTATACCTTTATCGGTTGTCGAAGAAATGGTTGAAAGAGTTGAGAAAGAAATTAGAAATACCATGGAACGTGAAATTCCTACCCAACAGATTGGCGAAATGGTAATGCAGTATCTCAAAGAGATCGATCAAGTAGCTTATGTTAGGTTTGCGTCTGTTTATCGTCAATTTGCAGATATTAATAACTTTATGCAGGAACTAGAAGATTTAATGAAAACGCGAACTATTAAATAATTTTTTTGACGAGGACGGGGATTTGGATGTTAACAAAGATAAAAAAGCGTGATGGTCGTGTTGTAGATTTTGATGAGAGTAAGATTACTGAAGCAATATTTAAAGCAGCAAAAGCAGTTGGTGGAGCGGACAAGCAGTTGGCGATGGAACTAACGTTAGACGTTTTACGCTTTTTAAAGCATAAGTTTAACGGCGGTGTTTTCAGCGTAGAAGATGTTCAAGATGCTGTTGAAAAAATGCTTATTGAAAAAGGACATGCGAAAACGGCTAAAGCGTATATTTTATATCGGGATAAACGTACCCGC
This genomic stretch from Veillonellaceae bacterium harbors:
- a CDS encoding YlmC/YmxH family sporulation protein; amino-acid sequence: MNDITFCVSDLKLKEVINVMDGKRLGTITDIEIDIESGKLTAIVVPGTGKFLGLFGRNEDIVIPWEKISKIGFDVILVEAAAIAEIRHGE
- the nrdR gene encoding transcriptional repressor NrdR, with product MRCPFCGWMESKVSDSRSAEEGSTIRRRRECVSCNRRFTTYEVVEQVPLMVVKKDGRRMLFDRSKIMDGVLRACQKRPIPLSVVEEMVERVEKEIRNTMEREIPTQQIGEMVMQYLKEIDQVAYVRFASVYRQFADINNFMQELEDLMKTRTIK